Proteins from one Ricinus communis isolate WT05 ecotype wild-type chromosome 9, ASM1957865v1, whole genome shotgun sequence genomic window:
- the LOC8262376 gene encoding bifunctional 3-dehydroquinate dehydratase/shikimate dehydrogenase, chloroplastic, which translates to MDSTGSALLASSTSTDAEMGSRGVGGLRKNPTLICAPIMADSVDKMLINLVKAKENGADLVEIRLDSLKTFNASDDIKTLITRSPLPTLFTYRPKWEGGEYDGDENERLDALRLAMELGADYIDVELKVAHKFNDSIRGNKPAKCKVIVSSHNYHNTPSVEDLGNLVADIQAAGADIVKIATTALDITDVARIFQITVHSQVPIIGIVMGERGLISRILCAKFGGYLTFGTLESGIVSAPGQPMIKDLLDLYNFRQIGPDTKVYGIIGKPVGHSKSPVLYNEAFKSVGFNGVYVHLLVDDIASFLQTFSSTDFAGFSCTIPHKEAAVDCCDGIDSVARSIGAVNCIIRRQRDGKLFGYNTDYDGAITAIEEGLRVSQNISGAADSPLAGKLFVVIGAGGAGKALAYGAKQKGAKVVIANRTYERAKGLADAVGGVAIALADLGNFRPESGMVLANTTSIGMQPKVEETPIPKHALRNYSLVFDAVYTPKITRLLREAEESGAATVSGLEMFIGQAYEQFENFTGLPAPKELFRKIMSKH; encoded by the exons ATGGACTCCACCGGCAGCGCTTTG TTGGCTTCATCTACTTCTACTGATGCAGAAATGGGAAGTCGTGGAGTAGGTGGATTACGGAAAAATCCAACCCTAATTTGTGCTCCGATTATGGCTGATTCTGTTGATAAGATGTTGATTAATTTGGTTAAAGCTAAAGAGAATGGTGCTGATCTTGTTGAAATTCGTTTAGATAGTTTAAAAACCTTTAATGCTTCCGATGACATTAAAACCCTTATTACTCGCTCTCCTTTGCCCACTCTTTTCACTTACAG ACCAAAATGGGAGGGTGGTGAGTATGATGGTGATGAAAATGAAAGATTGGATGCACTTAGATTAGCCATGGAGTTGGGAGCTGATTATATTGATGTGGAACTTAAg GTTGCTCATAAGTTCAACGACTCCATCCGTGGAAACAAACCCGCAAAGTGCAAAGTTATCGTTTCATCCCACAACTATCATAATACTCCATCTGTTGAGGATCTTGGTAACCTTGTGGCAGACATACAAGCTGCTGGAGCTGATATAGTGAAGATTGCAACAACTGCCTTGGATATTACTGATGTGGCTCGCATTTTCCAAATTACTGTTCACTCTCAG GTTCCAATAATTGGAATTGTTATGGGTGAAAGGGGTCTGATTTCACGGATACTTTGTGCAAAATTTGGTGGGTATCTCACTTTTGGCACCCTTGAGTCAGGAATAGTTTCTGCTCCTGGTCAACCGATGATCAAGGACCTGCTGGATCTGTATAATTTCAGACAAATTGGACCTGATACTAAAGTATATGGTATTATTGGGAAGCCTGTTGGCCACAGCAAATCACCTGTTTTATACAATGAAGCTTTCAAGTCAGTTGGATTTAATGGGGTGTATGTCCATTTGTTAGTGGATGACATTGCCAGCTTTCTCCAGACTTTCTCATCCACAGATTTTGCAGGATTCAG TTGTACAATTCCTCACAAGGAGGCTGCAGTGGACTGCTGTGATGGGATCGATTCAGTTGCAAGA TCAATAGGAGCTGTTAATTGCATTATAAGAAGGCAAAGAGATGGAAAGTTGTTTGGTTACAACACAGACTACGATGGTGCTATTACAGCTATAGAGGAGGGACTACGAG TTTCACAAAATATTAGCGGTGCAGCTGATTCACCTTTAGCTGGTAAGCTATTCGTGGTAATTGGTGCTGGTGGGGCAGGCAAGGCACTGGCTTATGGAGCAAAACAAAAGGGAGCAAAGGTGGTGATTGCCAATCGCACTTATG AACGAGCAAAAGGCCTTGCTGATGCAGTTGGAGGAGTAGCCATAGCTCTTGCTGATTTGGGTAATTTCCGTCCGGAGAGTGGCATGGTTCTCGCAAACACAACTTCAATTGGAATGCAACCAAAAGTTGAAGAGACGCCTATTCCTAAG CATGCTTTGAGAAACTACTCCCTGGTCTTTGATGCGGTTTACACCCCTAAAATAACGAGACTCTTGAGAGAAGCAGAAGAATCTGGAGCCGCAACAGTTTCGGGATTGGAGATGTTTATTGGGCAGGCATACGAACAGTTTGAGAACTTCACTGGCTTACCTG CTCCCAAGGAATTGTTCCGGAAAATTATGTCGAAGCACTAA
- the LOC8262375 gene encoding LOW QUALITY PROTEIN: uncharacterized protein LOC8262375 (The sequence of the model RefSeq protein was modified relative to this genomic sequence to represent the inferred CDS: inserted 5 bases in 5 codons; deleted 4 bases in 3 codons; substituted 10 bases at 10 genomic stop codons) translates to MVLLVVVVKLCVGPQVNILDHNDALTWLIGLECYKEEAVRAKAVAENKMXNKDFSTACKFALKVQCLYKDLENISQMLMVCDVHCYAEKKLFGHAMDWCGILQIXQTTDEATIKKQYKMAALLLHPDKNKFSGAEAAFKFIGEAQRVLLEKGXMVLHDIKRKASITKPALAYKLQQKPTYRPNTGVQNNFRSNFTGFNPHQQQTQQATGQQGFPDEHATFXKTCPFCKVKYQYYVEVMSKCVICGSCSKPFIAYESTVQGAPTTANSKRSAFLQRKDVPSHGFSKVELGGHGNSSAEHSKTDFFQKKGCSNDLSSQKVNGKRQRKKEAESSESCDIDNSIKTVGDVLVDEDCEVKAEVDLGCHVERPRRSDRRKQHVSYKENLSDDEDFANHPKKAKRTEERRNGLKKDFFKTNDHSSLKDQSAVKQKEGPESISNEIKDNKNVERKEAEENDCKKASEACSDSTSDSSSKITSDPEFYDYPDLDFNDFDKVRNDKSFXAGQIGAAYDTLDTMPRFYARITKVFFPEFTLQITWLEPDPDANDETEWVQAGLLVSCGKFKNGNFENAEGRLMFSHMIEWEKGSQRDAYKIFPSKGEIXAVFKHWNIKWKTDADPRXKYEYEFVKILIEXTXGISACVAYLGKVKGFVSLFCHIRKEGKDTFLIPPTELFRFSHMIPLFKFTGAERGVPKGSFKLDPASLPKDIEEIPKDYVLEDGNYHPNGSCSRSSLDKLKPEAEFEASTFGHXANVKGADLEFEVINVSEGCSIPPASIGEAIEISEPEFSXFDAEKSIEKFQVRQIWALYSDKDGLPKYYGQIVXVASDQGFKLRLKWLIACALPNNVIXMRVCCEKFRTSRGASPIYTDSNCFSHQLSAEPXYEVMEVLEENDLWIKVSFXEQVDGFNSVLNARFKERSIVTGCRSIVTADVLYTELLRFSHQIPIFQLTDQKDGSLRGFWEFVPVTLPIHFFDRK, encoded by the exons atggTTCTATTGGTTGTGGTGGTGAAATTATGTGTTGGTCCTCAA GTCAATATATTGGACCACAATGATGCTTTAACATGGCTTATTGGATT GGAGTGCTATAAAGAAGAGGCAGTTAGGGCAAAAGCAGTGGCTGAGAATAAGATGTAAAATAAGGATTTTAGTACCGCTTGTAAATTTGCTCTTAAAGTCCAATGCCTTTATAAAGATTTGGAGAATATTTCCCAGATGTTAATGGTTTGTGATGTGCATTGTTATGCTGAAAAGAAACTTTTTGGGCATGCAATGGACTGGTGTGGCATCCTTCAGATTTAGCAGACAACTGATGAGGCAACCATCAAGAAGCAATATAAGATGGCTGCTCTTCTACTTCATCCTGACAAAAATAAGTTCTCTGGTGCAGAGGCTGCTTTTAAGTTTATTGGTGAAGCCCAAAGGGTGCTTTTAGAAAAAG TAATGGTATTGCATGACATAAAACGCAAAGCTTCTATAACTAAACCAGCGTTAGCTTACAAGCTTCAACAGAAGCCAACATATCGGCCTAACACTGGAGTTCAAAACAATTTCAGGAGCAACTTTACAGGCTTCAACCCACACCAGCAGCAGACACAACAGGCAACAGGACAACAAGGGTTCCCCGATGAACACGCAACTTTCTAGAAAACTTGTCCATTTTGCAAGGTAAAGTATCAGTATTATGTGGAAGTTATGAGTAAGTGTGTTATATGTGGATCTTGCAGTAAG CCTTTTATTGCATATGAGAGTACTGTGCAAGGGGCTCCAACAACAGCTAACTCAAAACGGTCAGCATTTCTCCAAAGAAAAGACGTGCCAAGTCATGGTTTTAGCAAGGTGGAACTAGGTGGTCATGGCAATTCAAGTGCCGAGCATTCTAAAACggatttctttcaaaagaaaGGTTGTAGTAATGATTTAAGTTCACAAAAGGTCAATGGCAAGAGACAGAGGAAGAAAGAAGCAGAATCAAGTGAAAGTTGTGATATTGATAATAGCATTAAAACTGTAGGAGATGTGTTAGTTGATGAAGATTGTGAAGTTAAGGCAGAAGTAGATTTGGGATGTCATGTAGAGCGCCCAAGGAGATCTGATCGGCGTAAGCAACATGTTTCTTATAAGGAAAATTTGAGCGACGATGAAGACTTTGCCAACCATCCAAAGAAGGCCAAGAGGACGGAAGAGAGAAGAAATGGATTGAAGAaggatttttttaaaacaaatgaCCATTCTAGTCTGAAAGATCAAAGTGCAGTTAAACAGAAAGAAGGTCCAGAGAGCATCTCTAATGAAATTAAGGACAATAAGAATGTGGAGCGCAAAGAAGCagaagaaaatgattgtaAGAAAGCTTCCGAGGCTTGTAGCGATTCTACATCAGATTCCAGCTCTAAAATCACATCAGATCCAGAGTTCTATGATTATCCTGATCTAGATTTCAATGACTTTGACAAAGTCCGGAATGATAAGAGTT TAGCAGGGCAGATCGGGGCTGCTTATGATACCTTGGACACCATGCCTAGGTTTTATGCTCGAATTACGAAAGTTTTCTTTCCTGAATTCACACTGCAAATAACTTGGCTAGAACCAGATCCGGATGCTAATGATGAAACTGAATGGGTTCAGGCTGGGTTGCTAGTTTCTTGTGGTAAGTTCAAAAAtggaaactttgaaaatgCTGAAGGTCGTCttatgttttctcatatgattGAATGGGAAAAAGGAAGCCAAAGGGATGCGTACAAGATATTTCCAAGTAAAGGAGAAATTTGAGCTGTTTTCAAGCATTGGAATATTAAATGGAAAACTGATGCAGACCCTCGCTAGAAGTATGAGTACGAATTTGTTAAAATCTTGATAGAGTAAACTTAGGGTATTAGTGCA TGTGTTGCATATCTAGGCAAGGTGAAGGGCTTTGTGAGTCTTTTTTGTCATATTAGAAAGGAAGGGAAAGACACATTTCTAATTCCACCCACTGAACTCTTCCGCTTCTCCCACATGATTCCATTGTTTAAATTCACAGGGGCAGAAAGAGGTGTGCCAAAGGGATCTTTCAAACTCGATCCAGCTTCTTTGCCCAAAGATATTGAAGAGATACCTAAAGATTATGTGCTTGAGGATGGCAATTATCATCCCAATGGTTCATGTTCGAGATCTTCTTTAGATAAACTGAAACCTGAAGCGGAGTTCGAAGCAAGCACTTTTGGCCATTAGGCTAATGTGAAGGGTGCTGATCTAGAATTTGAAGTTATTAACGTCAGTGAGGGTTGCAGTATTCCTCCAGCTTCAATTGGAGAAGCTATTGAAATTTCAGAACCAGAATTCT TTTTCGATGCTGAGAAATCCATTGAAAAGTTTCAGGTTCGTCAGATCTGGGCATTGTACAGTGATAAGGATGGCTTACCAAAGTACTATGGTCAGATTGTATAAGTTGCCTCTGACCAGGGTTTCAAATTACGGCTTAAGTGGCTCATTGCATGTGCACTGCCAAATAATGTGA CTATGCGTGTTTGTTGTGAAAAATTTAGGACTAGCAGGGGTGCATCACCGATATATACGGATTCTAACTGCTTCTCACATCAGCTTAGTGCAGAAC GCTATGAAGTAATGGAAGTtcttgaagaaaatgatttgtGGATCAAAGTTTCATTTTAAGAACAAGTTGATGGTTTCAATTCAGTTTTAAATGCTCGATTCAAGGAAAGATCAATTGTTACA GGATGTAGATCAATTGTTACAGCGGATGTCCTCTACACTGAGCTGCTTAGATTCTCCCATCAGATtcctatttttcaattaacaGACCAGAAGGATGGCAGTTTGAGAGGATTCTGGGAATTTGTCCCTGTAACATTACCCATTCATTTTTTTGATAGGAAGTGA